The Nocardia sp. BMG111209 genome includes a window with the following:
- a CDS encoding bifunctional FO biosynthesis protein CofGH: MTGLRRALARAGAAKTIDAGEAELLLGARGADLDRLCEIAAGIRSAGLFDAGRPGVVTYSRKVFVPLTRLCRDRCHYCTFATTPGRVDEPFLSPDEVLEIARAGARLGCKEALFTLGDRPEDRWAAARDWLESRGYADTLSYVRAMAVRVLEETGLVPHLNPGVMTWDELQRLKPVAGSMGLMLETTARSLWAEPGGCHYGSPDKDPAVRLACIEDASRSNIPFTTGILVGIGESHADRVESLLRIRRIARQYGAVQEVIVQNFRAKPDTAMRSAADADFDEYLATIAVARILLGPSMRVQAPPNLSEPGQLGRLLAAGVDDWGGVSPLTPDHVNPERPWPQLARLRELSAAAGFELRERLAVQPQYVLAGERWVDARVRPHLLALADPATGLAADVIPAGRPWQDVVVPDRSSGRTDLHLEIDTEGRRTETRGDFADAFGDWAVLGEEMSARAATGAPVRLDGEVRAALRAAERDPAGLSDAEALALVHADGADLEALCALADRVRQSTVGDTVTYVVNRNLNFSNVCYTGCRFCAFAQRASDADAYRLSVAEVGERVAQAWAVGATEICMQGGIDPGLPSTIHLDLAAETKRRSPDIHLHAFSPMEIVSGAARMGISVAEWLTEARRAGLDSVPGTAAEILDDEIRWVLTKGKLPAAEWIRVIETAHRLGIRTTATMMYGHVDQPRHWVGHLRVLLDIQRETGGFTEFVPLPFVHRSSPIYLAGLARPGPTRRDNRAVHALARLMLHGHIDNIQCSWVKLGPDECVELLRGGVNDLGGTLMEETISRMAGSTNGSMKTVADITAMGAAAGRPVRQRTTTYGEIDAERAAAARQFDDRVRSVLPLVVGTADR, translated from the coding sequence CGGCCGGACTGTTCGACGCCGGTCGTCCCGGAGTGGTCACCTACAGCCGGAAGGTTTTCGTCCCGCTCACCCGGCTGTGCCGCGACCGCTGCCACTACTGCACCTTCGCCACGACCCCCGGCCGGGTCGACGAGCCGTTCCTGTCCCCGGACGAGGTCCTCGAGATCGCCCGCGCGGGTGCCCGGCTCGGCTGCAAGGAAGCGCTGTTCACCCTCGGCGACCGGCCCGAGGACCGATGGGCGGCCGCCCGCGACTGGCTGGAATCGCGCGGCTACGCGGACACGCTGTCGTATGTGCGGGCCATGGCCGTGCGGGTGCTCGAGGAGACCGGTCTGGTGCCGCACCTGAATCCCGGCGTCATGACGTGGGACGAACTCCAGCGCCTCAAGCCGGTCGCCGGATCCATGGGCCTGATGCTGGAGACGACCGCGCGCTCGCTGTGGGCCGAACCCGGGGGCTGCCACTACGGTTCCCCCGACAAGGATCCGGCCGTCCGGCTGGCCTGCATCGAGGACGCGTCCCGCTCGAACATCCCGTTCACGACCGGAATCCTGGTCGGGATCGGCGAGTCGCACGCCGACCGGGTCGAATCCCTGCTCCGGATCCGCCGGATCGCCCGGCAGTACGGCGCCGTCCAGGAGGTGATCGTCCAGAACTTCCGGGCCAAGCCGGACACCGCGATGCGGTCGGCCGCCGACGCCGATTTCGACGAGTACCTCGCCACGATCGCCGTCGCCCGAATCCTGCTCGGCCCCTCGATGCGCGTACAGGCCCCGCCGAACCTCTCCGAACCCGGGCAACTGGGCCGCCTGCTCGCCGCCGGCGTCGACGACTGGGGTGGCGTCTCACCGCTGACCCCCGACCACGTCAACCCCGAGCGGCCCTGGCCGCAGCTCGCGCGCCTGCGCGAACTGAGCGCCGCCGCCGGATTCGAACTGCGGGAACGCCTGGCCGTGCAGCCGCAGTACGTGCTCGCCGGCGAACGATGGGTCGACGCTCGGGTCCGGCCGCACCTGCTGGCGCTGGCCGACCCCGCGACCGGACTGGCCGCCGACGTGATCCCCGCGGGCCGGCCGTGGCAGGACGTCGTCGTGCCCGATCGGTCCAGTGGCAGAACCGATCTGCACCTGGAGATCGATACCGAGGGCCGCCGCACCGAGACCCGCGGTGACTTCGCCGATGCCTTCGGCGACTGGGCGGTGCTCGGCGAGGAGATGTCCGCGCGGGCCGCCACCGGCGCTCCCGTCCGCCTGGACGGCGAGGTGCGCGCCGCGCTGCGCGCCGCCGAACGGGACCCCGCCGGTCTGAGCGACGCCGAGGCCCTGGCGCTCGTGCACGCCGACGGCGCGGATCTGGAAGCCTTGTGCGCCTTGGCGGATCGGGTCCGGCAGTCGACGGTGGGCGACACGGTCACCTATGTGGTCAACCGGAATCTGAACTTCAGCAACGTCTGCTACACCGGATGCCGGTTCTGCGCGTTCGCGCAGCGCGCGAGCGATGCCGACGCCTACCGGCTGTCGGTCGCCGAGGTGGGGGAGCGGGTCGCCCAGGCGTGGGCGGTCGGCGCCACCGAGATCTGTATGCAGGGCGGTATCGATCCCGGCCTGCCCAGCACCATCCATCTCGACCTGGCCGCGGAGACCAAACGCCGCAGCCCGGATATCCACCTGCACGCGTTCTCACCCATGGAGATCGTGAGTGGCGCTGCGCGCATGGGCATTTCGGTGGCCGAATGGCTGACCGAGGCCCGCCGGGCCGGACTGGACTCCGTGCCGGGCACCGCCGCCGAGATCCTGGACGACGAGATCCGGTGGGTGCTCACCAAGGGCAAACTGCCTGCGGCCGAATGGATCCGGGTGATCGAGACGGCGCACCGGCTCGGGATCCGCACCACCGCGACGATGATGTACGGACATGTGGACCAGCCTCGGCACTGGGTCGGCCACCTCCGGGTGCTGCTCGATATCCAAAGGGAGACGGGCGGTTTCACCGAATTCGTGCCGCTGCCGTTCGTGCACCGGAGCTCGCCGATCTATCTCGCCGGCCTGGCGCGGCCGGGACCGACCCGGCGCGACAACCGCGCGGTGCACGCGCTGGCGCGGCTGATGTTGCACGGCCACATCGACAACATCCAGTGCTCCTGGGTCAAACTCGGGCCGGACGAATGCGTGGAACTGCTGCGCGGCGGGGTCAACGACCTCGGCGGAACCCTGATGGAGGAGACCATCAGCCGCATGGCCGGTTCGACCAACGGGTCGATGAAGACCGTCGCCGACATCACCGCGATGGGTGCGGCCGCGGGCCGGCCGGTCCGGCAGCGCACCACCACCTACGGCGAGATTGATGCCGAACGTGCCGCTGCGGCACGGCAATTCGACGACCGGGTGCGTTCCGTGCTGCCGCTCGTGGTCGGGACGGCCGACCGATGA